From Planifilum fulgidum:
GGGGCGGCGGGCGCATGACGGAACCCAAGAGTCTGTACGAACGAATCGGCGGCGCCGACACGATCGCCCGCCTGGTGGCCGCCTTCTACCCGCGGGTACAGGCCCATCCGCTGCTCGCTCCGCTGTTTCCCGAGGACATCACTCCGGTCATGGAGAAGCAGCGCCTCTTTCTCACCCAATTTTTCGGCGGCCCGCCCCTGTACAGCCAAAAACACGGCCATCCCATGCTCCGGGCCCGCCACCTCCCCTTTCCGATCACCCCCTCCCGGGCCC
This genomic window contains:
- a CDS encoding globin, encoding MTEPKSLYERIGGADTIARLVAAFYPRVQAHPLLAPLFPEDITPVMEKQRLFLTQFFGGPPLYSQKHGHPMLRARHLPFPITPSRAQAWLSCMAEALDEVGITGPEREEMWGRLVITAHHMINTKEEAHDKE